In Oryza sativa Japonica Group chromosome 2, ASM3414082v1, the following are encoded in one genomic region:
- the LOC4329764 gene encoding 7-deoxyloganetin glucosyltransferase, translating to MVAADEIKPHAVCLPFPAQGHVTPMMKLAKVLHCRGFHVTFVNTEYNHRRLIRSRGAAAVAGVPGFRFATIPDGLPPSDADATQDPASICYSTMTTCLPHFTKLLVDLDGSRAAGIPPVTCVVADGVMSFAVDAAKELGVPCALFWTASACGYMGYRHHRFFLDEGLSPLKDEEQLTNGFLDTVARPARGMSKHMRYRDYPSFIWTTDRGDILLNFLLHEVERADRADAVILNTFDELEQQALDAMRAILPPVYTIGPLGSLADRVVAPDAPAAAIRPSLWKEDTACLAWLDGREPRSVVFVNYGSITTMSNDELVEFAWGLANCGHGFLWIVRPDLVRGDAAVLPREFLEAVAGRGLLASWCEQEAVLRHGAVGAFLTHCGWNSTMESLSAGVPMLCWPFFAEQQTNARYSCAEWGVGMEVGGGVRREAVEATIREAMGGEKGKEMRRRAAEWKELGARATQPGGRSLVNLDNLIKEVLLPSKKCG from the exons atggtcgccgccgacgagatcAAGCCGCACGCGGTGTGCCTGCCGTTCCCGGCGCAGGGGCACGTCACGCCGATGATGAAGCTGGCCAAGGTGCTCCACTGCAGGGGCTTCCACGTCACGTTCGTCAACACCGAGTACAACCACCGCCGCCTCATCCGctcccgcggcgccgccgccgtggccggggTCCCGGGGTTCCGCTTCGCCACCATCCCCGACGGCCTCCCGCCgtccgacgccgacgccacgcAGGACCCGGCGTCGATCTGCTACTCCACCATGACCACCTGCCTCCCGCACTTCACGAAGCTGCTCGTCGACCTCGACGGCAGCCGCGCGGCCGGGATCCCGCCCGTGACGTGCGTCGTGGCGGACGGCGTCATGAgcttcgccgtcgacgccgccaagGAGCTCGGCGTGCCGTGCGCGCTGTTCTGGACGGCCAGCGCCTGCGGCTACATGGGCTACCGCCACCACCGGTTCTTCCTGGACGAGGGCCTCTCGCCTCTCAAAG ATGAAGAGCAGCTGACGAACGGGTTCCTGGACACGgtggcgcggccggcgcgcgggATGAGCAAGCACATGCGCTACCGGGACTACCCGAGCTTCATCTGGACGACGGACCGCGGCGACATCCTGCTCAACTTCCTGCTCCACGAGGTGGAGCGCGCGGACCGCGCGGACGCCGTGATCCTCAACACGTTCGACGAGCTGGAGCAGCAGGCGCTCGACGCCATGCGCGCCATCCTCCCGCCAGTCTACACCATCGGCCCGCTCGGCAGCCTCGCCGACCGCGTCGTCGCCCCCGacgccccggccgccgccatccgccCCAGCCTCTGGAAGGAGGACACCGCCTGCCTGGCGTGGCTCGACGGCAGGGAGCCCCGGTCCGTGGTGTTCGTCAACTACGGGAGCATCACCACCATGTCCAACGACGAGCTTGTCGAATTCGCGTGGGGGCTCGCCAACTGCGGCCACGGCTTCCTGTGGATCGTCCGCCCCGACCTCGTCAGGGGCGACGCCGCCGTGCTGCCGCGGGAGTtcctggaggcggtggcggggaggGGCCTCCTGGCGAGCTGGTGCGAGCAGGAGGCCGTGCTGCGGCACGGGGCGGTGGGCGCGTTCCTGACGCACTGCGGTTGGAACTCGACGATGGAGAGCCTCAGCGCCGGGGTGCCGATGCTGTGCTGGCCCTTCTTCGCCGAGCAGCAGACCAACGCGCGCTACTCGTGCGCCGAGTGGGGCGTCGGGatggaggtgggcggcggcgtgcggcgggaggcggtggaggcgacGATCAGGGAGGCCATGGgaggggagaaggggaaggagatgaggcggagggcggcggagtGGAAGGAGCTCGGTGCGAGGGCGACGCAGCCTGGCGGGAGGTCGTTGGTCAACCTGGACAATCTGATCAAGGAAGTCTTGCTCCCAAGTAAAAAATGCGGCTAG